Proteins found in one Leucoraja erinacea ecotype New England chromosome 34, Leri_hhj_1, whole genome shotgun sequence genomic segment:
- the LOC129712881 gene encoding cardiac-enriched FHL2-interacting protein, with product MDSFKNRGAAKTRKMQGHSKVVDGFSDTSSAGSFLDEADREVSSLTERAFKSLCVVEEAMCGEFDAHSSPSLANMNRAAPGPGGKKHSAAELKNCKMSPKLIKKRAKDLPETFQESAGQYCVGGEKGNLGNGFLVETKEQKAKGSSLPRDVDHNKRDFTGTNTINTKAASGVHPEPAGEDSVKDITQFDVSSIINLHREKSSFSAACQESYWVNKTHLPQAKGSKTNILGFLKASQCHKPTDLKNLNPTGKKLDKVLSDKVSRVKKADTASSFLHSECSAFKSWRDHSKSLSEEDNPPETHYPTSLQSNVPLQGSDEDVIVQIQPPSLAQVKSPHKVIASMLQNPGNRSPCNKDAAHLHASVPEENHYIVKESQDPDDHLQGTKCEEGSGGSVENGVEEKGFPLWRNSRFSLHKKQMEAELVSEEVPATRCPPVAEAAVADAAVPQEATSLSISKLLTPNLMPNVNGIETSKNQPVIVTPPLFIQPAANQSDEMKVDNQPQLGYRAKASSLLYNLKDVRKRVKSTYSTAAAPQNIAEPARDKYVFQNIHQTSARTSSAPVRLRVRENCATDANDQGKLDTMSHANGTRPTAAHLNAAEIPPAELDPWKDDDYLNLRSPQTVREAGGYPRWRTRGSRPQSAMTSLEVNTGRCRDRRSSQQLNNPNAKVNADLPAKAAQSARNSPEGVTIAQEREEQKQNRLHVGRKPGCELVSHIQQDIRTHGSQTRKQEGLLMPQRVEDGGSSSMDRCVASQQGPCHPTGEGRTRLDVKSSGQSYIDLGNSYTQGPEQMNNLKEQGTGCNVDDLKGRPTLENDKSCEKIELQYYALSDPTINSEKQNTPLVFQSHSQAVTPRVLPETRTQDSASVGFCEEMFDNMFSKQQERGPGSHVPTSPRLGFLKVKDNAPIVPTVTKPTKPLLPKGEGQDAGINTLRERPTMFTPNETREEGKRDSGEVSLASSVTPNARPESTCSMDSKAAGKPPVVPPKSEKALRRAKKLATRKKRTENKQDKQSGGGTDIDIALSNMPVCAPSQRTSPQPSICPSTPPDPLNSCVSPAIADTPAGTSNMPFTSAPSFPLSQRKLLQDPESGQYFVVDIPIQVQRKTLFDPETGNYFHVSIPSAGRNTTIDFLNTSYVLYPGFPALPLLSTIRPPSQMSAPAILDLHKEEGAFNERTNFDLGYTEEQENQPYIETFYDPYTGSRAGSEKEIWCSPMSSQTQAGDHDLELIFMGDLEDIAMENN from the coding sequence ATGGACTCGTTCAAGAACAGAGGTGCAGCTAAAACTAGAAAAATGCAGGGACATTCTAAAGTGGTGGATGGTTTTAGTGATACGTCAAGTGCTGGGAGCTTCTTGGATGAAGCAGATAGAGAAGTAAGTAGTCTTACAGAGCGTGCTTTTAAGAGCTTGTGTGTTGTAGAAGAAGCTATGTGTGGTGAGTTTGATGCACACAGTTCACCATCACTGGCCAATATGAACCGGGCCGCCCCAGGGCCAGGCGGGAAGAAGCATTCTGCTGCAGAATTGAAAAACTGTAAGATGTCGCCAAAACTAATCAAGAAACGAGCAAAGGATTTGCCCGAGACATTCCAGGAATCCGCCGGGCAGTATTGTGTTGGAGGAGAGAAAGGGAACTTGGGAAATGGCTTCCTGGTTGAAACCAAGGAGCAGAAGGCAAAGGGTTCTTCTCTGCCCAGAGATGTTGATCACAACAAGAGGGATTTCACAGGAACCAACACGATCAATACAAAAGCTGCTTCAGGCGTTCACCCTGAGCCAGCAGGGGAAGATAGTGTCAAAGACATCACGCAGTTCGATGTCTCATCCATCATCAACTTGCACCGAGAGAAGTCAAGCTTTTCTGCCGCTTGCCAGGAGAGCTATTGGGTAAATAAAACACATCTCCCTCAGGCGAAAGGCAGCAAAACCAACATTCTAGGGTTTCTGAAAGCCTCACAGTGTCACAAACCCACTGACTTGAAGAATCTTAACCCCACTGGTAAAAAGTTAGACAAGGTCCTTTCTGACAAGGTCAGCAGAGTGAAGAAAGCTGACACAGCGAGCAGCTTCCTCCACAGTGAATGCAGTGCATTCAAATCCTGGCGTGATCACAGTAAGTCTCTGTCTGAAGAGGATAATCCGCCTGAAACCCACTACCCCACCAGTCTTCAGTCCAATGTTCCTTTGCAGGGATCCGATGAAGATGTCATTGTTCAGATACAGCCCCCATCTTTGGCGCAAGTAAAGTCTCCACACAAAGTCATAGCCAGCATGTTGCAGAATCCAGGGAACCGCTCTCCCTGCAACAAAGATGCTGCACATCTTCATGCATCGGTGCCTGAAGAAAATCACTACATTGTCAAAGAAAGTCAAGATCCAGATGATCATTTGCAGGGGACTAAATGTGAAGAGGGCAGTGGTGGGTCAGTGGAAAATGGAGTTGAGGAGAAAGGCTTCCCGCTGTGGAGAAACTCACGGTTCTCGCTACATAAAAAGCAAATGGAGGCAGAGTTAGTGAGTGAGGAGGTCCCTGCCACAAGATGTCCACCAGTGGCTGAAGCTGCAGTAGCTGATGCAGCGGTTCCTCAGGAGGCCACCTCTCTGTCCATCTCCAAGCTCCTCACGCCCAACTTGATGCCCAATGTCAATGGAATAGAAACGTCCAAAAACCAGCCGGTCATAGTGACTCCTCCCCTCTTCATCCAGCCCGCGGCCAACCAGAGTGATGAGATGAAAGTGGACAACCAGCCACAATTGGGCTACAGAGCCAAGGCGTCAAGTCTGTTGTACAACTTGAAGGACGTGAGGAAGAGGGTGAAGTCCACCTACTCAACAGCTGCGGCGCCACAAAACATCGCCGAGCCTGCAAGGGACAAGTATGTTTTCCAGAACATACATCAAACTAGTGCAAGGACTTCTTCTGCTCCTGTCAGGCTACGAGTCAGGGAGAACTGTGCGACGGACGCCAATGACCAGGGGAAACTGGACACGATGTCCCATGCTAACGGTACAAGACCCACCGCTGCCCACCTCAACGCTGCTGAGATACCTCCGGCTGAGTTAGACCCGTGGAAAGATGATGACTATCTGAACCTGCGGTCGCCACAGACGGTGAGGGAAGCTGGGGGTTATCCCAGGTGGAGGACAAGGGGCTCAAGACCACAGTCTGCAATGACGTCGTTGGAGGTCAATACGGGCAGATGTCGGGACAGAAGGAGCTCTCAGCAGCTGAATAACCCCAATGCAAAGGTCAATGCAGATCTCCCAGCTAAAGCTGCCCAGTCTGCAAGGAACAGTCCAGAGGGAGTGACAATTGCACAAGAAAGAGAAGAGCAGAAGCAGAATAGATTGCATGTTGGCAGGAAACCAGGCTGTGAGTTAGTCAGTCACATACAGCAAGATATACGGACACATGGAAGTCAGACTAGAAAGCAGGAGGGATTGTTGATGCCACAGAGAGTGGAGGATGGAGGTTCCTCAAGCATGGACCGGTGTGTGGCCAGTCAGCAGGGGCCTTGCCATCCTACAGGGGAAGGCAGAACTAGGCTCGATGTCAAGTCATCCGGTCAGTCCTACATTGACTTGGGTAACAGCTACACTCAGGGTCCTGAGCAAATGAATAACTTGAAGGAACAGGGCACTGGGTGTAATGTTGATGATTTGAAGGGTCGCCCTACACTTGAGAACGACAAGAGTTGTGAGAAGATTGAGCTGCAGTATTACGCACTGAGTGACCCCACCATCAACTCGGAGAAACAAAACACACCTCTGGTGTTTCAAAGTCATTCCCAAGCGGTAACGCCACGGGTTCTACCGGAGACTAGAACACAGGACAGTGCTTCTGTGGGCTTCTGTGAAGAAATGTTCGATAACATGTTTTCCAAGCAGCAAGAACGCGGGCCAGGGAGTCACGTCCCGACTTCACCGAGACTTGGTTTCCTTAAAGTCAAAGACAATGCACCAATAGTCCCCACGGTAACTAAGCCCACAAAGCCACTTCTCCCCAAAGGCGAGGGCCAGGATGCTGGCATCAACACTTTGAGAGAAAGACCAACCATGTTTACACCAAATGAGACGCGTGAGGAAGGTAAACGCGACTCAGGTGAGGTGTCGTTGGCCAGTTCCGTCACTCCCAATGCAAGGCCGGAGTCAACCTGTAGCATGGACTCGAAAGCAGCAGGAAAACCACCAGTTGTTCCCCCAAAGTCCGAGAAGGCTTTGCGTCGGGCCAAGAAGCTGGCAACCAGGAAGAAGCGGACGGAGAACAAGCAGGACAAGCAGAGTGGTGGTGGTACAGATATTGACATTGCCCTGTCCAACATGCCAGTGTGTGCCCCGAGTCAGCGCACCTCACCACAGCCCAGCATTTGCCCGTCAACTCCCCCAGACCCACTCAACTCATGTGTTTCCCCAGCCATCGCCGACACCCCGGCAGGAACCAGCAACATGCCCTTCACATCTGCGCCATCGTTTCCATTAAGTCAGCGAAAATTACTCCAAGATCCTGAATCTGGCCAATACTTTGTTGTAGATATCCCCATCCAAGTCCAGAGAAAGACTTTGTTTGACCCAGAAACTGGGAATTATTTCCACGTGTCCATCCCCTCGGCCGGTAGGAACACCACAATAGATTTCTTAAACACTTCCTACGTGTTGTATCCGGGTTTCCCGGCCTTGCCGCTGTTGTCCACGATTAGACCCCCCTCCCAAATGTCGGCACCGGCCATTCTGGACCTACACAAAGAGGAAGGGGCTTTCAACGAGCGGACTAACTTTGATTTGGGATACACGGAGGAGCAAGAAAACCAGCCGTATATTGAGACGTTTTATGATCCTTACACTGGGAGCAGGGCGGGCAGTGAAAAGGAGATTTGGTGCAGTCCAATGAGCAGTCAAACGCAAGCTGGTGATCATGATCTGGAATTAATATTCATGGGGGATCTGGAAGATATTGCCATGGAAAACAATTAG